A stretch of Aerococcaceae bacterium zg-252 DNA encodes these proteins:
- a CDS encoding alpha/beta hydrolase — translation MENYKFYDANDATIGVILFHSYTGSPNDFNVLARRLQRLGVEVLCPTFEGHATNDIYDILEAHPEDWWLQAQEALAWMQARHYEHVYVFGLSLGGIFATRLLTEHHDENLAGGIINSPVYISKPLDIAYFFEKYVVALYDRLGLQAEYAQKKEDILERHKQQVAEIYYFTTSYQMDLQDITSRFYIAQSEQDEMIEAEDAYLVKEALIHADVDFHWFPENTHVITTNRNRQAFEASILQFIGIEE, via the coding sequence ATGGAGAATTATAAATTTTATGATGCGAATGATGCGACCATTGGTGTAATTTTATTTCACTCTTATACAGGGTCGCCGAATGATTTTAATGTATTAGCACGTCGCTTGCAGCGTTTAGGTGTTGAAGTATTATGTCCGACATTTGAAGGGCATGCTACGAATGATATTTATGATATATTAGAGGCTCATCCAGAAGATTGGTGGCTTCAAGCACAAGAAGCATTGGCATGGATGCAAGCACGTCATTATGAGCATGTGTATGTGTTTGGATTATCATTAGGTGGGATTTTTGCTACGCGATTATTGACGGAGCATCATGATGAAAATTTAGCAGGTGGGATTATTAATTCGCCAGTTTACATTTCCAAACCATTGGATATCGCGTATTTTTTCGAAAAATATGTGGTAGCTTTATATGATAGATTAGGGCTGCAAGCAGAGTATGCCCAGAAGAAAGAGGATATTTTAGAACGTCATAAGCAACAGGTGGCTGAAATTTATTACTTTACGACCAGTTATCAAATGGATTTACAAGATATTACCAGTCGTTTTTATATTGCACAATCTGAACAAGATGAAATGATAGAAGCTGAAGATGCGTATTTGGTCAAAGAGGCATTGATTCATGCAGATGTGGATTTCCATTGGTTTCCAGAAAATACGCATGTCATTACGACCAATCGTAATCGTCAAGCGTTTGAAGCGAGTATTCTCCAATTTATTGGTATCGAAGAATAA
- the secG gene encoding preprotein translocase subunit SecG: MYNALLIALVVVSILLILIVIMQPSKSNAASTLTGGGADQPQGRQKARGFEAFLIRATSFLGIAFFVIAIALAYLSAQK, from the coding sequence GTGTATAATGCTTTATTAATTGCACTTGTCGTAGTGTCGATTTTACTTATTTTAATTGTAATTATGCAACCGTCAAAAAGTAATGCAGCGAGTACTTTAACAGGCGGTGGTGCAGATCAACCACAAGGTCGTCAAAAGGCTCGTGGTTTTGAAGCCTTTTTAATTCGTGCAACAAGTTTTTTAGGTATTGCCTTTTTCGTAATCGCAATTGCTTTAGCTTATTTATCAGCACAAAAATAG
- a CDS encoding class A sortase, whose translation MSAKTRQELHGKRRRKQRRRRRGGGFRTALGIILIVIALGLFALDPIKNYMIQKGQTQNAIHNLTVEQVRENKKANVTYNWEDISSLSAYDVIRQNVNPDDLPTIGGIAIPSVNMNLPIYKGVSEAGMYLGAGTLYADQEMGVSNYSLASHHSIHKDLLFAPLLRVEYGDTVYLTDLEYVYVYEIDNIQTVPPTAVEVTYPTDNAILTLITCDSTLQDRIVVQASLKEKVAINKASDAMISAFKLPKTVPTDS comes from the coding sequence ATGTCAGCAAAAACACGTCAAGAGTTGCACGGTAAGAGAAGACGTAAACAGCGTAGAAGAAGACGTGGTGGTGGTTTTCGTACAGCACTCGGTATTATTTTAATTGTGATTGCATTAGGATTATTTGCATTAGATCCAATTAAAAACTACATGATTCAAAAAGGGCAAACACAAAATGCAATCCATAATTTAACGGTTGAGCAAGTGCGTGAAAATAAAAAAGCGAATGTAACATATAACTGGGAGGATATTTCTTCTTTATCAGCTTATGATGTAATTCGTCAAAATGTGAATCCGGATGATTTACCTACTATTGGTGGGATTGCAATTCCGTCAGTGAATATGAATTTACCGATTTATAAAGGGGTATCAGAAGCAGGAATGTATTTAGGTGCCGGTACATTATATGCCGACCAAGAAATGGGTGTGTCAAATTATTCGTTAGCGAGTCATCACTCTATCCATAAAGATTTATTGTTTGCGCCATTATTACGTGTGGAGTATGGGGATACGGTTTATTTGACGGACTTAGAGTATGTATATGTTTATGAAATTGATAATATCCAAACTGTGCCACCGACAGCTGTTGAAGTAACCTATCCGACAGATAATGCGATTTTAACGTTGATTACGTGTGATTCTACCTTACAAGACCGTATTGTAGTTCAAGCGTCATTAAAAGAAAAAGTTGCAATCAATAAAGCGTCAGATGCAATGATTTCAGCATTTAAATTACCGAAGACAGTACCGACTGATTCATAA
- a CDS encoding NAD(P)H-dependent oxidoreductase yields MSKKVLVFSGSDRQGSFNAQLAEQLVAALNAKGLEAAVYDYSEVPLLSQNTEYPAPASIEGVRGAVAAADALLFVSPEYNGSYPARLKNLIDWLSRPVVAFDNETPTVLAGKKVAVASAANSTFGKFVRGALNFLLPYVRTAPMESEGLGIKIPGEAWATGTLALEPEQQEVFDAFVSEFVAYVEA; encoded by the coding sequence ATGTCAAAAAAAGTATTAGTATTTTCAGGTTCAGACCGTCAAGGTTCATTTAACGCTCAATTAGCAGAACAATTAGTGGCAGCATTAAACGCTAAAGGGTTAGAAGCAGCTGTTTATGATTATAGTGAAGTGCCATTATTAAGCCAAAATACAGAATATCCTGCACCTGCATCGATTGAGGGTGTTCGTGGAGCAGTGGCAGCAGCTGATGCTTTATTATTTGTATCACCTGAGTACAATGGTTCATACCCAGCTCGTTTGAAAAACTTAATTGACTGGTTGAGCCGTCCTGTTGTTGCGTTTGATAATGAAACACCAACGGTATTAGCAGGTAAAAAAGTTGCAGTGGCTAGTGCAGCTAATTCAACTTTTGGTAAATTTGTTCGTGGCGCATTGAATTTCTTATTACCATATGTTCGTACTGCACCAATGGAAAGCGAAGGATTAGGAATTAAAATTCCAGGTGAAGCTTGGGCAACTGGTACATTAGCATTAGAACCAGAGCAACAAGAAGTATTTGATGCGTTTGTGAGTGAGTTTGTCGCTTACGTTGAAGCATAA
- a CDS encoding MarR family transcriptional regulator — MDISVPRNSCVHANIVFRQAARTIELNSGKVFREYGITRIQFSILDILYSIGDMAICDLKDKMLATSGNMTVVLKNMERDGLIVRQSAEKDKRKSVFHITDKGREIFEQVLPRHREELDDLFGIYTEEERKQLIQLLKKFKSI, encoded by the coding sequence ATGGATATTAGTGTTCCACGCAATTCATGTGTGCATGCCAATATTGTCTTTCGACAAGCTGCTCGCACGATTGAATTAAATTCAGGGAAAGTGTTTCGTGAGTATGGAATAACACGGATTCAGTTTAGTATTTTAGATATTCTCTATTCAATTGGTGATATGGCTATCTGTGATTTAAAAGATAAGATGTTAGCGACATCTGGTAATATGACCGTTGTTTTGAAAAATATGGAACGAGATGGCTTAATTGTTCGGCAGTCTGCTGAGAAAGATAAGCGTAAATCGGTATTTCATATTACGGATAAAGGGCGTGAAATATTTGAACAAGTGTTGCCAAGACATCGAGAAGAATTAGATGATTTGTTTGGTATCTATACCGAAGAAGAACGAAAACAACTCATTCAGTTGCTAAAAAAATTCAAAAGTATTTAA
- a CDS encoding ABC transporter permease produces MSKMWIVIKEVYRKNVLSGAFLAMVFGPILMFVVMGAIGYFVGMSKVHDSVGQIGLVHPSAEIQQVLTEADTGNEFHSFETDAQAAAALNAKEIDGYLVIDETAEPLSATFYRDKLGKDIEVDKFKVVLEAYAVNKRLVAEGIDAAKLASINSMHIEVNTTNVSFDENGNVKVDELDSSEKNIRIGIAFGVCFVVYMFIMTYISIISQEIATEKGSRIMEIVLSSISATKHFLGKMIGVGLVILTQVAIYLVLFLIANLVIRKVASAYIPIELIDNYVALGSRFSNDIALGALFALMGILTYTSIAGFLGSLVSRIEDISKMIGPLVLVGVVGFYIGMYALSSTNNPIVRIGSQIPFFTPFVMPFRIAAETVSPFEIVLSIIISLIFMVLCLSVSTIFYKSNVLVTSDKGLIQTFKRSYQLWRSERE; encoded by the coding sequence ATGAGTAAAATGTGGATTGTAATTAAAGAAGTGTACCGTAAAAATGTATTGTCTGGTGCTTTCTTGGCAATGGTTTTCGGTCCGATTTTAATGTTTGTAGTAATGGGTGCGATTGGCTATTTTGTAGGGATGTCGAAGGTACATGATAGTGTAGGTCAAATTGGTTTAGTTCATCCTTCTGCTGAAATTCAACAAGTATTAACAGAGGCAGATACTGGTAATGAATTTCATTCATTCGAAACAGATGCTCAAGCAGCTGCTGCGTTGAATGCGAAAGAAATTGATGGTTATCTAGTAATTGATGAAACGGCTGAGCCATTAAGTGCGACTTTTTATCGAGATAAATTAGGAAAAGATATTGAAGTCGATAAATTCAAAGTAGTTCTTGAAGCTTATGCAGTCAATAAACGCTTGGTAGCAGAGGGCATTGATGCAGCGAAGTTAGCGTCAATCAATAGTATGCATATTGAGGTCAATACGACAAATGTTAGTTTTGATGAAAATGGTAATGTGAAAGTAGACGAGTTGGATTCATCTGAAAAGAATATTCGCATTGGTATCGCATTTGGTGTCTGTTTTGTGGTGTATATGTTTATTATGACGTATATATCCATTATTTCCCAAGAGATTGCGACAGAAAAAGGTTCACGCATTATGGAGATTGTACTATCAAGTATTTCTGCAACGAAGCATTTCTTAGGTAAGATGATTGGTGTCGGTTTAGTTATTTTGACGCAAGTGGCTATTTATTTGGTGCTATTTTTAATTGCGAATTTAGTAATTCGTAAAGTTGCGTCTGCTTATATTCCAATCGAATTAATTGATAATTATGTGGCATTAGGCTCTCGTTTTTCGAATGATATTGCACTTGGAGCACTCTTTGCTTTAATGGGTATTTTGACTTATACATCAATTGCAGGCTTTTTAGGTTCTTTAGTATCCCGTATAGAAGATATCAGTAAAATGATTGGGCCATTAGTCTTAGTGGGTGTCGTTGGTTTTTATATTGGAATGTATGCTTTGTCATCAACCAATAATCCGATTGTGCGTATCGGTTCTCAAATTCCGTTCTTCACACCATTTGTTATGCCATTTAGAATTGCTGCCGAAACGGTTAGTCCGTTTGAAATTGTATTATCAATTATCATCTCGTTAATCTTTATGGTGCTATGTTTATCTGTTTCTACTATTTTCTATAAGAGTAATGTGTTAGTGACCAGTGACAAAGGTCTGATTCAAACATTTAAACGTTCATATCAATTATGGCGTTCAGAGCGTGAATAA
- a CDS encoding ABC transporter ATP-binding protein — MLEVKHLVKTFGSFLAVDDVSFTIEPGSILGIIGQNGSGKTTIFRMILDFLTPENKGEVLWNHKPLTDSVYDVVGYLPEERGLYEKMTIEQQIMYFAQLRGMKKSEIATKIDEWLIRFNVKGKRTDKIKSLSKGNQQKVQLIATLIHEPKLVILDEPFSGLDPVNADFLKKGILALRDKGSCIIFSSHNMNNVEEICDKLVMIHNGKQVLYGTLDEVRGQFGKTKLLIETTEWTQERLAMLPGVAAVQAYSGHQYMLQLEDESFGKGIFDEVAKGEYLPVFYQQAPSLEEIFKMKAGESNE; from the coding sequence ATGTTAGAAGTAAAACACTTAGTAAAGACTTTTGGTTCTTTTTTAGCAGTAGATGACGTGTCATTTACAATTGAGCCCGGCTCGATTTTAGGTATTATCGGACAGAATGGTTCGGGGAAAACGACGATTTTCCGAATGATTCTTGATTTTTTAACACCTGAAAATAAGGGCGAGGTATTGTGGAATCACAAACCTTTGACGGATTCGGTCTATGATGTCGTAGGCTATTTACCAGAAGAACGTGGTCTGTATGAAAAGATGACAATTGAACAACAAATCATGTACTTTGCACAATTACGAGGAATGAAAAAATCTGAAATTGCGACAAAAATTGATGAGTGGCTGATTCGTTTCAATGTAAAAGGTAAGCGTACAGATAAAATTAAGTCACTTTCAAAAGGGAATCAGCAAAAAGTGCAGTTGATTGCGACATTGATTCATGAACCAAAATTAGTGATTTTAGATGAGCCTTTCAGTGGGCTAGACCCTGTGAATGCAGATTTCTTGAAAAAAGGTATACTCGCACTGCGTGACAAAGGTAGTTGTATCATTTTCTCAAGTCATAATATGAATAATGTGGAAGAAATTTGCGATAAATTAGTGATGATTCATAATGGTAAGCAAGTGCTTTACGGAACATTGGACGAAGTACGTGGTCAATTTGGTAAGACGAAATTATTGATTGAAACAACTGAATGGACGCAAGAACGTTTGGCGATGTTACCAGGTGTGGCAGCAGTACAAGCGTACTCAGGTCACCAATATATGTTGCAGTTAGAAGATGAGTCATTTGGTAAAGGTATTTTTGATGAGGTTGCTAAGGGTGAATATTTACCTGTGTTCTATCAACAAGCACCGAGTCTTGAAGAAATCTTCAAAATGAAAGCTGGTGAATCAAATGAGTAA
- a CDS encoding peptidoglycan binding domain-containing protein produces the protein MKKAIGITLGTLLSLGAAYMGGIGYYAEKFTPNTSYGPVSIGNLTVDEAQEKIAQDVSKQSVTLVEKGKELGKISLADLGYQFDAKEALETVYQTQDPSTWIVNLFNGTKVEHVFSNRVAVNKELVQNAASALGIDNATRTPATNASIEYDKEKGYYVQPGVIGTQVDYERLGTAMLESLENKTMKVALEDVYAHPEIEESSAVVKDTMDYIQKILGLNITLKIAGEAITIPKELIEQWVHFDADNKVTVDEEEVAAYLEDLNEKYSTEGKTRQFQSTLRGEVTVPAGILGWSIDVETETQNIIRDLRAGKDVTRKAAFTGIGTHLGEANDIGDTYVEVDLENQMMYLYYKGEVIVSTNIVSGKLSTPTAPGANAIIEMLTNTNLVGIAPGQTRPYSAPVSYWMRFDYQSQGIHDANWQYSFGGDTYLYSGSLGCINTPLDQVAIIYEYVEYGTPVIVF, from the coding sequence GTGAAAAAAGCGATTGGGATTACATTAGGAACTTTGCTTAGTTTGGGAGCTGCCTATATGGGTGGGATTGGCTATTATGCTGAAAAATTTACGCCTAATACGAGTTACGGCCCAGTTTCAATCGGTAATTTAACAGTCGATGAAGCACAAGAAAAAATTGCACAAGATGTCAGTAAACAATCCGTAACATTAGTTGAAAAGGGAAAAGAATTAGGTAAGATTTCGTTAGCTGATTTAGGGTATCAATTTGATGCAAAAGAAGCATTAGAAACTGTCTACCAAACACAAGACCCAAGTACATGGATTGTTAATCTATTTAATGGCACTAAAGTTGAGCACGTATTTTCAAATCGTGTGGCCGTTAATAAAGAGTTAGTACAAAATGCTGCGTCAGCACTTGGCATTGATAATGCTACACGTACACCGGCTACAAATGCGTCAATTGAATATGATAAGGAAAAGGGTTATTATGTGCAGCCTGGTGTGATTGGAACTCAAGTGGATTATGAACGTCTTGGAACAGCAATGTTAGAGAGTTTAGAAAATAAGACAATGAAAGTGGCATTGGAAGATGTCTATGCACACCCAGAAATTGAAGAGTCAAGTGCGGTTGTTAAAGATACAATGGATTATATTCAAAAAATATTGGGTCTTAATATTACTTTAAAAATAGCCGGAGAAGCGATTACGATTCCGAAAGAATTAATTGAGCAATGGGTGCATTTCGATGCTGATAATAAGGTGACGGTAGATGAAGAAGAAGTGGCTGCTTATCTTGAAGATTTGAATGAAAAATATTCAACGGAAGGCAAGACTCGTCAATTTCAAAGTACATTGCGTGGTGAGGTTACGGTACCAGCTGGTATTTTAGGGTGGTCAATTGATGTTGAAACAGAAACTCAAAATATTATTCGAGATTTAAGAGCAGGTAAAGATGTGACACGCAAGGCAGCATTTACTGGTATTGGAACTCATTTGGGTGAAGCAAATGATATTGGCGATACTTATGTGGAAGTTGACTTAGAAAATCAAATGATGTATCTATACTACAAAGGAGAAGTCATTGTTTCTACGAATATTGTATCCGGTAAATTAAGTACACCGACTGCCCCAGGTGCGAATGCTATTATTGAAATGTTGACGAATACTAATTTGGTTGGAATTGCTCCAGGACAAACAAGACCGTATTCTGCACCAGTATCGTATTGGATGCGTTTTGACTATCAATCACAAGGTATTCATGATGCAAACTGGCAATATTCGTTTGGTGGGGATACTTATCTTTACTCTGGTTCACTCGGTTGTATTAATACCCCATTGGATCAAGTGGCGATTATTTATGAATATGTGGAGTATGGGACACCTGTAATTGTATTTTAA
- a CDS encoding helix-turn-helix transcriptional regulator yields MNVYARKIRQYRVTQGLNQLDLAVDICSQGMISRIESGQVSPDIDTLIKIAKRLNTTVMDLIDENVDVNLSKMQMINYFTEKRDYFALSQYFNETGDEIMRDSLDPAYYYWIKAVISETVYKDVQESIDYLEKSLEALEQDTSSIDLKIKVFNSLANQYIQMAAYEKAQEVLIAAKPFFESTQVSVKNKQKILYTQALNTCHLKDYEEAVLQAKIAVSFAMSKDSIFLVDDLYLVITDAYLGLGKVEAAREYLSKADYIAKMKNNTALYPYLELYENRVITTEQNL; encoded by the coding sequence ATGAATGTTTATGCACGCAAAATTAGACAGTATCGTGTGACTCAAGGTTTGAACCAATTAGACTTGGCTGTTGACATTTGTAGCCAAGGAATGATTTCTCGAATTGAATCGGGGCAAGTGTCACCTGACATTGATACATTGATTAAAATCGCAAAACGTTTGAATACAACAGTTATGGATTTAATTGATGAAAATGTAGATGTTAATTTGTCTAAAATGCAAATGATTAATTACTTTACTGAAAAACGTGATTATTTTGCTTTATCTCAATACTTTAATGAAACAGGTGATGAGATTATGCGGGATAGTTTAGACCCTGCCTATTATTATTGGATTAAAGCGGTCATTTCAGAAACAGTGTACAAAGATGTGCAAGAATCTATTGACTACCTTGAAAAATCATTGGAAGCACTAGAACAAGATACATCTTCTATTGATTTAAAAATTAAAGTGTTCAATTCACTAGCAAACCAATATATCCAAATGGCCGCTTATGAAAAGGCACAAGAAGTATTAATTGCTGCAAAACCATTCTTTGAATCAACGCAAGTTTCAGTAAAAAATAAGCAAAAGATATTATATACGCAAGCACTCAATACTTGTCATTTAAAAGATTATGAGGAAGCTGTCTTACAAGCTAAAATTGCTGTTAGCTTTGCGATGAGTAAAGATAGTATATTCCTTGTAGATGACTTATATTTAGTGATTACTGATGCATATTTAGGCTTAGGTAAAGTGGAAGCAGCACGTGAGTATCTATCTAAAGCAGACTATATCGCTAAAATGAAGAATAATACGGCACTGTATCCTTACCTTGAGCTATATGAAAATCGAGTGATAACGACAGAACAAAATTTATAA
- a CDS encoding zeta toxin family protein has translation MAIKDFSQINFDLALKRTIRSLTRGKLPSKEPQAILLGGQSGAGKTTIHRIKQKEFQGNIIIIDGDSYRFLHPNYLALQDKYGKDSVEYTKKFAGKMVECLVDELSQRGYHLLIEGTLRTTEVPRKTAQLLKSKGYRVLLSLIATKPELSYLSTLIRYEELYALNPTQARATSKAYHDGIVEHLIENLEKLEVENLFERIQIYQRDRSGVYDSEVDDCSTAKVLKECLFGKWSKVEEEMLKLRRERLRELNDSK, from the coding sequence ATGGCTATAAAAGATTTTAGTCAAATAAATTTTGATTTAGCTTTAAAACGAACTATTCGTTCTTTAACTCGTGGTAAATTACCGTCAAAAGAACCGCAAGCTATTTTACTTGGTGGACAAAGTGGAGCGGGAAAGACAACGATACATCGGATTAAACAAAAGGAATTTCAAGGAAATATCATCATTATTGACGGGGATAGTTATCGTTTTTTACACCCTAATTACCTTGCCTTGCAAGACAAATATGGCAAAGATAGCGTTGAATATACAAAGAAATTTGCCGGGAAAATGGTAGAGTGTTTAGTAGATGAACTAAGTCAACGTGGCTATCATTTGTTAATTGAAGGTACGCTAAGAACAACGGAAGTTCCTAGAAAGACAGCTCAATTATTGAAATCGAAAGGCTACCGAGTCTTATTATCTTTAATTGCGACTAAGCCAGAATTGTCTTATCTCAGCACGTTAATTCGCTATGAGGAGCTTTATGCCTTGAATCCTACTCAAGCTAGAGCGACATCAAAAGCATACCATGACGGAATAGTTGAACACTTGATTGAAAATCTTGAAAAATTAGAAGTGGAAAATCTTTTTGAGCGTATTCAAATTTATCAAAGAGATAGAAGTGGCGTCTATGATTCGGAAGTGGATGATTGTTCAACAGCAAAAGTTCTTAAAGAATGCCTGTTTGGTAAATGGAGTAAGGTTGAAGAAGAAATGTTGAAGTTGAGACGAGAACGATTGAGAGAGTTGAATGATTCGAAATAA
- a CDS encoding transporter encodes MTTKTRTQNALYNSASSLVLFPLKLLVQFVNRSLFIKLLGIYYLGLNGIFSNILGMLSVAELGLGASIVFALYKPIAENNNGKIIAYMNLYSKAYRFIALIIFGLGLIVSHFLPVILQVSQLSFEETVIYILFLINSVIGYLLFSYKRSLLNAHQENYIVLWLDFGLYVVTTICQWVIMWWTHQYILVLILTICSTILSNLLVAFVTNKRHPLKDIVPELITQEEKALLKKNVLGNIIGNIATVIVFSTDNILISSFISVTTVGIYSNYTLITNAFNLLLSQIMVSQSASVGNLVHTTNSAKVYEVYKRYQFVNFISSYLVSLLIFILINPFIVLWIGQDYLLSTQIVLLLSIYIFLQTYRYSGFILYNAYGLYWESRHKPIVEAVLNLVISLLFLVVFKWGISGILLGTICSNVLTNSWFEPYIIFKYGLKRSMKEYIWINILQWIVYFVTLFGLYFLAPQKWFASNLMGWIQMAIVIGSSLVLLLLIVFRKDVALKWWIDFVRKRFEKIFRKILKMFIFLNIS; translated from the coding sequence ATGACAACGAAAACTAGAACCCAAAACGCATTGTATAATTCAGCTTCTAGCCTCGTTCTTTTTCCTTTGAAATTATTAGTGCAATTTGTAAACCGTAGTTTATTCATCAAACTACTAGGGATTTATTACCTTGGGTTGAATGGTATATTTTCTAATATTCTTGGAATGCTATCTGTCGCAGAGTTAGGGTTGGGAGCCTCGATCGTCTTTGCTCTGTATAAACCGATTGCAGAAAATAACAACGGAAAGATAATAGCGTATATGAATTTATATAGTAAAGCTTATCGATTCATTGCGTTGATTATTTTTGGGCTGGGATTAATTGTTTCCCACTTTTTACCAGTTATCTTACAAGTTAGCCAATTAAGCTTTGAAGAAACAGTGATTTATATTCTATTTTTAATTAACTCAGTCATAGGCTATCTATTATTTTCTTATAAAAGAAGTCTTTTGAATGCTCATCAAGAAAATTACATTGTTTTGTGGTTAGATTTTGGGTTGTATGTTGTAACGACAATCTGTCAATGGGTGATTATGTGGTGGACACATCAATATATTTTGGTACTTATCTTAACCATTTGTTCAACGATTCTGTCGAATCTATTGGTTGCCTTTGTAACCAATAAACGTCATCCTTTAAAAGACATAGTACCTGAACTAATAACTCAAGAAGAAAAAGCATTATTGAAGAAAAATGTGTTGGGGAACATCATTGGAAATATTGCGACTGTCATTGTATTTAGTACAGATAATATTTTAATTTCTTCCTTTATTAGTGTGACGACAGTAGGGATTTACTCTAATTATACGTTGATTACCAATGCTTTTAATCTTCTGTTATCTCAAATAATGGTTTCACAATCTGCATCTGTTGGAAATTTAGTTCATACCACTAATTCAGCTAAGGTATATGAAGTGTATAAGCGTTATCAATTTGTTAATTTTATTAGTTCATATTTAGTTTCACTGCTTATCTTCATCTTAATCAACCCATTTATTGTATTGTGGATTGGACAAGACTACTTGCTGTCTACTCAAATAGTACTATTATTAAGTATATACATATTTTTGCAAACCTATCGTTATTCAGGATTCATATTATATAATGCGTATGGGTTATATTGGGAGTCTCGTCATAAACCAATAGTAGAAGCTGTGTTAAACTTAGTGATTTCTTTACTGTTTCTCGTAGTTTTTAAATGGGGGATAAGTGGAATTTTGTTGGGTACAATTTGCTCGAATGTGTTGACGAATAGTTGGTTTGAACCATATATAATTTTTAAATATGGATTGAAAAGGTCGATGAAGGAGTATATTTGGATAAATATTCTACAGTGGATTGTATATTTTGTTACTCTTTTTGGATTATATTTCTTAGCTCCGCAAAAATGGTTTGCTTCTAATTTAATGGGTTGGATCCAAATGGCTATTGTAATAGGTAGTAGCTTAGTACTGTTGTTATTAATTGTATTTCGTAAAGATGTAGCTTTAAAGTGGTGGATCGACTTTGTTAGAAAGCGATTTGAAAAAATCTTTAGAAAAATACTTAAAATGTTTATTTTTCTTAACATATCGTAA
- a CDS encoding glycosyltransferase family 8 protein: MQKDKKYRMNIAMAVDYRMHEQVEVTIKSILKYHRDVQFFLLNKNYPQEWFDHLNNELRSFDSVIHNRVIHSQAYEQLYTYHYVTEATFYRYHISELVEEDKVLYLDADIVVTGDLRAFYDTNITGYAIAAAADPIVAYMHQRKEFNAGVMLVNNKKWREKKVLNQALKLHSDPNVSLTDADQSVLNFLFRDEWLEVDETYNYQIAASYPVIRKDKSWERRLIIHYTTAAKPFSQRKIGRKRGLKLLLKGHITFEDFLKNEFTVPYADEWYQVEKLNWEDIKKQYDNEN; encoded by the coding sequence ATGCAAAAAGATAAAAAATATCGGATGAATATTGCGATGGCAGTAGATTACCGTATGCACGAGCAGGTAGAAGTAACGATTAAGTCTATCTTAAAATATCATCGAGATGTACAGTTTTTCCTGTTGAATAAAAATTATCCTCAGGAATGGTTTGACCATTTAAATAATGAGTTGAGATCTTTTGATAGTGTGATTCATAATAGAGTGATTCATTCTCAAGCATATGAACAGTTGTATACTTATCATTATGTAACAGAGGCAACCTTTTATCGTTATCATATTTCAGAATTGGTAGAAGAAGATAAGGTTTTGTATCTTGATGCGGATATTGTAGTAACTGGAGATTTACGTGCTTTCTATGATACAAATATTACAGGTTATGCTATAGCAGCAGCAGCAGACCCAATTGTAGCTTATATGCATCAAAGAAAAGAATTTAATGCAGGAGTTATGCTTGTCAATAATAAAAAATGGCGAGAAAAAAAGGTGTTGAATCAAGCGTTAAAACTGCATTCAGATCCTAATGTTTCATTAACAGATGCAGATCAGAGTGTCTTAAATTTTCTTTTTAGAGATGAATGGCTAGAAGTGGATGAAACTTATAACTATCAAATTGCCGCATCTTATCCAGTAATTCGGAAAGATAAGTCATGGGAACGCCGCTTAATTATTCACTATACGACTGCTGCAAAGCCTTTTTCGCAAAGAAAAATTGGAAGAAAACGCGGATTAAAATTATTGCTAAAAGGGCATATCACATTTGAAGATTTTTTGAAGAATGAATTTACGGTTCCTTATGCAGATGAATGGTATCAAGTAGAAAAGTTAAATTGGGAAGATATAAAGAAACAATATGACAACGAAAACTAG